The window AGAGAGTCCACGCTTGTTAAGCTTCTTGATAATGTAGTAACCTATGCCATCTACTTTATAGCTTTAATGATGATCCTTTCTGCTTTAACCATTGATGTAAAAGCACTTCTTGCAGGTGCCGGGATTGTGGGGCTTGCAGTAGGATTTGGGGCGCAAAATCTCGTCAAAGATGTAATCACTGGTTTTTTCATTATATTGGAGGATCAATTTTCCGTGGGTGATCACATTCGTGTAGATATGTTTGAGGGGACAGTAGAATCCATCGGGCTCAGAACGACTAAGATTAAAAGCTGGACAGGAGAACTGCATATTCTCCCAAATGGAAGCATTAATCAAGTAACAAACTTCTCTTTGAACAATAGCTCGGCAGTTGTAGATGTCGGGATTGCATACGAGGAAGATATTGATAAAGCAGAAGCAGTCATTAAAGAACTGCTTGAGAAGATGCCAGAGCAATATGAAGACTTGGTAAAGGCGCCAGAACTTCAAGGCATCCAGAACTTTGGACCTTCTGAGGTTACATTAAGAATTGTGTTTGAAACGAAACCAATGAAACATTTTTCTATCGCAAGGATTATAAGGAAAGAAGTAAAAACAGCACTTGATCAACATGGAATTGAAATACCGTTTCCACGGC is drawn from Bacillus sp. FJAT-18017 and contains these coding sequences:
- a CDS encoding mechanosensitive ion channel family protein; its protein translation is MDTFNRVLDKIRSGLLNEDTWATFGEGAIRIILILIVSGILIKIVRSAIHKSFEIRMKMPLRVSERRESTLVKLLDNVVTYAIYFIALMMILSALTIDVKALLAGAGIVGLAVGFGAQNLVKDVITGFFIILEDQFSVGDHIRVDMFEGTVESIGLRTTKIKSWTGELHILPNGSINQVTNFSLNNSSAVVDVGIAYEEDIDKAEAVIKELLEKMPEQYEDLVKAPELQGIQNFGPSEVTLRIVFETKPMKHFSIARIIRKEVKTALDQHGIEIPFPRLVMYSRNEQESPTGERGKA